The Candidatus Cloacimonadota bacterium genome includes a region encoding these proteins:
- a CDS encoding type II toxin-antitoxin system VapC family toxin: MKNMVYIESSVISYLTSRPSRDVIIAGRQAVSHDWWENHRHRFDLRISILVEEEISQGDFEAAKLRTNKISEIENLSISDEATEIAELLLSQGAVPKGSEEDALHIGIAAAQGADYLLTWNFKHINNAETKKAIIELVESCGYICPQLCSPDELGGISND; this comes from the coding sequence ATGAAGAATATGGTATACATTGAGTCATCAGTAATAAGTTATTTGACTTCCAGACCAAGCAGAGATGTTATTATTGCTGGAAGGCAGGCAGTCTCTCATGACTGGTGGGAAAATCATAGACATCGGTTTGATTTACGTATATCTATATTAGTAGAAGAAGAAATCAGCCAAGGTGATTTTGAAGCTGCAAAACTTCGTACCAATAAAATATCAGAGATAGAAAATTTGTCTATTTCGGATGAAGCAACAGAAATTGCAGAATTGCTATTATCACAAGGAGCTGTCCCAAAAGGAAGTGAAGAAGATGCATTACATATCGGAATTGCAGCAGCTCAAGGAGCTGACTATCTCCTTACATGGAACTTCAAGCATATTAATAATGCTGAAACCAAGAAAGCCATTATAGAATTAGTTGAATCTTGTGGATACATATGTCCACAACTATGTTCACCAGATGAACTCGGAGGTATTTCAAATGATTGA